In the genome of Campylobacter helveticus, the window AATAAAAATCTAGGCTTTAAAGCCACTTTAATTGTCGATGAAAATATACTTTTTGAGAAGCTTGAAAACCTTGAAAGTGAAAGCATCATAGCCTTTGATACGGAGACGACGGGACTTGATGTTAAAGAAGCTAAGATAGTGGGTTTTAGTTTTTGTTTAAATGAAAACGAAGCTTTTTATGTGCCGCTAACGCATAATTATTTGGGAGTGGGGGTTCAAATTTCAATGCAAGCTGCTAAAAAGGCTTTGGAAAAAATTTATTCTCATTTTATCGTTGGACATAATTTAAAATATGATTTTGCCATAGTGGAAAATAATTTTTCACTTCCTCCCCCTAAAAAATACGCTGACACAATGATACTTGCGTGGCTTTATAATCCTTCTTTGCGTGTCAATATGGACGATTTAGCCCTAAGGCTTTTTTCTTATGAGACCTTGCATTTTGAAAGCGTAGTAAAAAAGGGAGAAAATTTTGCTGGTGTTGAGCTTGAAAAAGCTTGTAAATATGCTGCTGAAGATGCTTATATTACTTTAAGATTTTATTTATATTTCTTAAAAAATTTAGAGCCAGATTTATTAAAACTTGCTTTTAAAAGCGAATTTGACTTCATCGAAGTTTTGAGAAAAATGGAGCAAAATGGCATTAAGCTTGATACGCAAAAACTTCGCGAACTAATGCAAAATTTCGAAAATGAAATCAAGCTTTTGAGTGAAGAAATTTACACTCTTTGCGATGATAAATTTAATCTTAACTCTCCCAAACAAGTTGGAGATATTCTTTTTATTAAACTTGGCTTACCAAGTAGCAAAAAGGGCAAAACAGGTTTTTCTACCGATGAAAAAGTTCTTGAAAGCCTTATAGATAAACACCCTGCGGTGAGTAAAATTTTATCTTATAGGGAATTAGCTAAACTTTACTCAACTTATTGTGAGCCTTTGCTAAAACTTGCGTTAAAAGATTCAAATTCACGCATTCATTCTAGTTTTTTACAAACAGGCACTGCCACTGGACGCCTTTCATCAAAAGAGCCAAATTTGCAAAATATCCCAGCTCACGGACAATACGCTAAAAAATATAAATCTTGTTTTGTGGCGGAGGAGGGTTTTAGTTTTATTAGTCTTGATTATTCTCAAATCGAACTTAGAATGTTGGCACATTTTAGCGAAGATGCAAAGCTTTTAGAGGCTTTTAAAAATGACGAGGATATACACGCAAGAACGGCGATAATGATTTTTGGTGAAAACAATTATGAAACAAGAAGCATAGCTAAAAGCATTAATTTTGGACTCATTTATGGTATGGGCTATAAGACTTTAAGCCAAAATTTAAAGATTGAGGCGAGTTTGGCTAAAACTTACATTGAAAAGTATTTTAATAATTTCACAAGTATAAAAAGCTTTTTTGAAAAAGTGAAAAATGAGGCAAGACAAAATCATTTTATCAAAACGCTAAGTGGAAGAAAGCGGTATTTTGATTTTGAAAATGCTAAACCTATGCAAATAGCAATGTATGAAAGAGAGAGCATTAACTCCATACTGCAAGGCTCTGCGGCTGACATTATCAAACTTGCTATGTTAAAACTTTGCAAAGATTTGAACGAGGATAAAAGGCTTATTTTACAAATTCACGATGAGTTGATTTTCGAAGTGAAAGATGAATTGTGTGAAAATTTTGAAAAAAGAGCTAGGGATATTATGGAAAATATAGTAGAATTAAAAGTTAATTTAAAAACAAGTTCAAGTATCGCTAAAAATTGGGGAGCTTTGAAGTCATAAGGAGAATTTGAATGGATTTAACAACCATACTTGGAATGGTATTTGCGGTTACTAGTATCTCTGTTGGGGATATTTTAGAGGGTGGAAACCCTTTGCATGTTTTACACTTTTCTTCTTTTCTTATCGTGATGCCAACAGCAGCATTTTGTTCGATGACGGGAACACACAAAAAAATTGTTAAAGCTGCTTATAAAGAGCTAAAAGTTGTTTTTAAAGGCTCTGGCGTAAATTTGCCAGAACGCATCGCTCAACTCATAGAGTATGCCATTATTGCTCGTAGAGATGGGCTTTTGGCACTGGAATCAAGAACAAATGAGATAGAAAACGAATTTTTAAAAAACGCAATGATGATGCTAGTGGATGGTAAAAGCTTTGAAGAAATCCACGAAAGTATGGAAATACAAACCGAGCAGCTTGAAGAACATTATAAAGAATGTGCGGAGTATTGGATAGTTTTTGGGGAAACCTGCCCTACGATGGGACTTGTTGGAGCGGTGTTTGGACTCATCCTTGCTTTGAAACTTTTAGATAATCCTCAAGCAATGGCTGCGGGAATTTCTGGTGCTTTTACAGCAACGGTTACGGGGATTTTTGGGGCTTATGCGCTTTTTGCCCCTTGGGGAAGAAAGATGAAAGCAAATGGAATGGATTTTGTTAAAGAGCAAGTTGTGATTACTGAAGCGATTAAGGGTATAGCTGAAGGGGCTAATCCTAGAGACTTGGAGGCGAAGCTTTTTAACTTTTTGGGACACGACGATGTGCGTATTTCTCAATTTGACAAAGGTTAAGAATGGCTAAAAAACATAAGTGTCCTGAATGTCCAGCGGGTGAAAAGTGGGCTGTGCCTTACGCGGACTTTTTAAGTCTGCTCTTGGCACTTTTTATCGCACTTTGGGCTATTTCTGAAACCAACCCAGCTAAGGTAGAAGCTCTTAAAACGGAATTTGTTAAAATTTTTGACTACACGACAACTCAAGCAGTCAAAACGGAAAGTGAAAATACCGAAAAACACGCAGGTGCGTCAAGAACACCAAGTGATGAAGTTGAAGCACTTAAAAGACTAACTTTAAGCCAACAAGAAACAATTAGAAAGCTTAAAGCGGCACTTGACCAGTCAGAAAATCAAATCGCTTTAAATCTTCCCTCACGCGTAGAATTTGCTAAAAATAGTGCTCAAATTGTCTCTGCGGATGTGCAAGATTATCTTAAGCGTATGGCACAACTTTCTTTAAGTTTGCCACCACAAGCAAAAATTGAAATTCGTGGTTTTACAGACAATAGCGACACTGCTTTGAGAAGTTTTGAGCTAGGTTATGAAAGAGCTAAGGCGGTAATGAATTTTTTTATCGAGGGTGGAGTTAGTGTAGAAAAACTAAGCATCAAAAGCTATGGATTCAACGAGCCTTTACTAAATCATTCTCCAAGCGACCTTGCAAATAATAGGGTTGAAATTTATTTTAAAGTCGATATAGACGATAATAACGCGCAAAAATCTGTGCTAGAACTCATTCAAAGGGCTAATTAGCCCTTAAACCAAGTAGCGATTTTGTCAAACAAACCTTTTTGTTCGTGGTGCATTCCATCTTTTATACCAAAACTTTCGCTTAGTTGTTCTAAAAGTTTTGTTTGCTCATCATTGAGTGTGCTTGGAAATTTAATGGCAATTTGCACAATTTGCTTACCGATGCGTGAGCTACGCACATTTTTAACGCCCTCATTTTCTAGCACAAATCTTTGTCCATCTTTAGCACCTTTTGGCAAATTTAAAGTTGCCTCACCGCGTATAGTTGGCACTTTTACACTCTGTCCCAAAATGGCTTGAGTGAAGAAAATAGGAAATTCGATATAAATATCTTCATCATCACGGATAAAAGTCTCATCTTCTTCTGCGTGAATTTTAACAAATAAATCCCCCCTAGTGCCGCTTTTTGTAACATTTCCTTTTTCGCTTACCCTTAAATTCATTCCGCTATCAACACCCTCAGGCACCTTAAGCTCGACTTTATCCTTAAGCTCTTCAAAGCCAAGCCCTTTACATTGCGGACATTTATCACTTGCATAGCTTCCACTTCCATTACAATCAGGACAAGTTTGTGCAAAAGATAAAAAGCTTTGCTTCATAACGATTTGCCCCCTGCCGTGGCACTTAGGACAAGTTTGCATTTTTCCATCTTTTGCTCCACTTCCACTACAAGTTTTACAAGAACTTTTGTAAGTGAAATTTAACTCTTTTGAGCAACCGAAAATAGCCTCTTTAAAACTAAGATTTAGCCCTATAACAAGTTCAGCGCTAAATTTATTTTCATTTTGGTTTCTGCGGCGTGATTTTCCACCACCAAAACCTTCCCCAAAAAAACTTGTAAAAATATCTCTAATATCTTCAAAATCGCCAAAACCAGCCCCACCACCAGCTCTACCTTTCAAGGCTTCTTTGCCATATCTATCATAAATGGCTCTTTTTTCATCATCACTTAAAACTTCATAGGCTTCGTTGATGAGTTTAAATTTATCCTCAGCTTCCTTGTCGCCTTGATTTCTGTCTGGGTGGTATTTTAAAGCAAGTTTTCTATAAGCCTTTTTAATACTTTCCTTATCGGCATTTTGTGTAATTTCCAAAATTTCATAGTAGCTTATTTCCACGCATTTTCCTTAAATCAGTTAAAAATTGTGATTTTATCAAATTTAAATTAAAAAGTTATAAATCTACATTATAAAAACTCCATTTGGTCCCTTAAGAAAATTGCCTCAATTATACAAAAGTTAAGCAAAAATAAGATAAAATCGCAAATTCATCAAAAAAAGGAAAAAAATGAACGCCAAAACACAAAATTTAGAGCTTGAAGAATTATTTAAAGAAAATCAAGAAGACTACATTACCTATGAAAAATTAGTCAAATATCTTAATAAACCAAATGCCACGGCGATAAAGAAAATTCGTGCTTTGATGAAAAAATATAAGGTCGAGCTTTACTCCGCCGCACAAATCGCTCAAATGCAAAATATAGCCGATGCCAAAAGATTAAAAGAAGAAAAACAAAAACTTCAAGATACAGGCTTAGAAAATGAATTTAATTTAGCAAATGAAAATGACCTTTTGGAATGGAGTCGCTCAGATTCTCCTGTGCGTATGTATCTTCGTGAAATGGGGCAAATTGCTTTATTAAACAAAGATGAAGAGGTTGAAATTTCAAAAAAAATTGAACTTGGTGAGGATATTATCATCGATGCATTTTGCTCAGTGCCTTATCTCATTGATTTTATCTTAGACTATCAAGAGCCTTTAATTAATAGAGAAAGGCGCGTAAAAGAGCTTTTTAAAAGTTTTGATGAAGAAGAAAAAGAAAATGACAAACTCGATGAGCTTGATGAAGAAGAGAATGATGAAGATGGCGAAAATGAAGAGGAAAAAAAATTTAAAAAACCTAACAAAAAGGAAGATGAGCGCACCTTAAAAGTAATGGAAAAATTTAAAGCTCTAGAAAAAGCAAAAAAAGAATGGCTTAAGGTTTCTAAGGATTCTAAGGCTAAAGAAAGTGATGATGAGCTTTTGGATAAATTAAGTATCGCTTTTAAAAAGAATATTTTAAAAGAAAAATTAATGGATTTGGGACCGACTTCAAAACTGATTAGCGAGATAGTTAAGTCAATGGAAACAGCCCTTAAGAGCGATGATGAATTTGATAAAGAGCTTAAGCGTTTAGAGTATCGTTTGCCTATGTTTTCAGACGAACTTAAGGCAAGACACGCTGATATTTTAAGGGAAATTACTAAATTAAGCAAAGATGAAATTGCAGAAAAAGCTATGGAAACAACTATGGTAAGCACTTATATGGAGATAAAAAAGCTTTTTCAAACTAAAGAAGCGAGTAAGAAAAGTTTTGATTTAGAAAAAGGACGCTTGAAAGAAATTTTAGAGCAAATCAAACGAGGTAAAAAAATCTCCGATGAAGCTAAGGGTAGAATGGCAAAATCAAATTTAAGGTTGGTTGTAAGTATAGCGAAGCGTTATACTAATAGAGGTTTACCTTTTTTAGACCTTATACAAGAGGGAAATATAGGCTTAATGAAAGCTGTGGATAAATTTGAGTATAAAAGGGGCTATAAATTTTCTACTTACGCGACTTGGTGGATAAGACAAGCTATTTCAAGAGCCATAGCTGACCAAGCAAGAACAATAAGAATTCCTATCCATATGATAGAAACCATCAATCAAATCAACAAAATTATAAGAGAGCATCTTCAAAAAAATGGCAAAGAGCCAGATGTCAATGTTATCGCTAAAGAGGTTGGGCTTAGCGTGGATAAGGTGAAGCAAGTGATTAAAATCACCAAAGAGCCTATTTCTCTTGAAGCGCCTATTGGAAGTGAAGATGATGGGAAATTTGGAGATTTCGTAGAGGATAGAAATTCCCTTTCCCCTATGGATAATATCTTAAAAGATGACTTAAAAGAGCAAATTGATGAGGTGCTCGACCAGCTAAATGATAGGGAAAAGGCTGTTATTCGTATGCGTTTTGGTTTGCTTGAAGATGAAAGCGATAGAACTTTGGAAGAAATAGGCAAAGAGCTTAATGTAACACGCGAGAGAGTAAGACAAATCGAAAGTTCTGCTATTAAAAAATTAAAACATCCAAAAGTTGGGCGTAAGCTTAAAAATTACATTGAGGGGTGGAAATAAGCCTCTTCAAAAGGCTTATTTCATAAATTAACGGCAACCGCAAACTCCACAACAACCCCCACCGCTTTTAATAAAGCTTTCAACTGCTTCAAAATTTGGCATTTCTGTAATTTCTTTAACAAGCTCTTTATATGCAATTTTTCCATCTTTAATCACAAAAACGGCTCTAGCTAAAAGTCCTTCTAAAACGCCATTAGCGATTAAAACACCATATTTTTCTCCAAATTCTTTAGCGACAAAATCACTTGCTACTGTGATATTTTCGATGTTTTCCGTGCTACAAAATCTTCCCATAGCAAAAGGCAAATCCATACTCACAACGATAACTTCAGCATCTTTAAAATTTGCAATTTTTTGGTTAAATTCTCTTGCTTCTGTCGCACAAACAGGAGTATCTAGACTTGGCACACTGAGTATAATTTGTGTTTTGCCCTCTTTTGCTATCTCCACAGCACTTAAATCCTTAGCTTTAAGATTTAATTTAGGAGCCACCGTTCCAACTTCTACTGCATTTCCCTTTAAATCAACAGGGTTACCTTTAAAATTTACTGACATTTTTTCTCCTTATTAATAAGTTTCACCATAGCGAGGATGGTTTCTGTGATACATTCCACCGCGGTTCATTCCCATACCGCTCTGTCTATAACTACCACCTAAATTCCACATTGCGTTTTGTAGGATGTTTTGCCCCTCTTCGCTTTGGGTAAATTTGATAAATTCTTGCACTTTCTTATTTTTCAAAGCTTTTTTTGTGGGAGCCAATTCTGTGGCTTTGTAGGTTGCAAATTCCTCTCCCGCTTCGACAAATAACGCTTCATTTCCTAAAGTTTTTGCCCAGTGTGAAGCTGCGATTAAAACATCAATGCTTTTATTTTGTTTCCATAAGTCTAAAGCCTCCTCAGGACCTCTTGCATATACAACGATGTTTTTTCTCAGTTTAGTTAAATTATCTTTATTACCCATTTTAAGAGCCATAGCCTCATAGCTGTTATGCCCTCCGTTCATTACCATAACCTTAACTTTTTTATCTAAAATATCGTTAAAATTTGTAATTTTTAAGGGATTATTAGGACGCACAATTAAACCTGTTTGACGCAAGTTAATCACGCTAATGTCCTTTATGCTTAAATTTGGCATTAACTCAATGTATCTATCCATAGTTCTAACATTTGGCGCATAAACTAAATCCGCATTCTGCACAGCCCTATGAATCCAAGTTCTAGCAGATCCTGAAGTAACGATAACTTTCTCCCCGCTTTTCTTCTCAAATTCCATCGCCAATTCTCTCATAGCTGGTGCTGCTGCACTGGAGCCATAAACTAAAATTTCGGCACTCAATAAACTAGCTGCCAAAGTGCTTAAAACTAATAGTTTTTTCATTATGTCCTCCTTTCAAAATGAAATCAACTTATACTAACACTTAAAAGTTAATAATCTTCCTTACAAAGTCCCGCTTCGACTAAAAAACAAGATGGCTTATAATGCGTTTTTTTGTCTTTATCATATTTGGCATAGCTGAGATAGAGGATATTTTTTGCTCTTGTTACGGCAACATAAAAAAGTCTTCTTTCCTCCTCTAAACTCCCTCCCATAGCCATTAATTTTTGATTTGGGAAGCGATTTTGCGCTAAATCCACCACAAAAACCAAGTCAAATTCAAGTCCCTTACTTGCATGCACACTGAGTAAATTGACACCCTTGCCATTGCTCATCTCGCTTGAGCCTAAAGTTAAAAAATTATAATACTTATAAATATCGCTATAATTTTTTGCAAACTCTTTTAAGACACCGAATTTTGTTTCTATTTTTTGTAAATTTTCACCTTTTCTTAGCAAATCAACCTGCCCAGCTTTATTAGTCGCTCTTTTTGTTGCAAGTTCTTCGCAAATTTCTCTAAAAAATTCGTTACTAAAAATGGAATTTAGCACCTCTAAAGAGTGTTTTTTATCCTTTGTTTCTTTAAGGAAAAAATAAAGCTTTTCCAAATTTTTCGCACAATTTTCGTTAATTTTAGAAAGTTGTAAAATGGGGTGTGCGTGAAATTCACTTTCGAAATTAAAGCGTCTTTCACTTGCCAAATCGTCTAAATCTGCAAAAAGTCCAAGTTCATAATTTCTTTTTTGATAATTTTTTAAACTCACGCTTTTATCAGGCTCTAAAAAACCTTTAACCAAATTTCCATCTCCAAGTTTTAAAAGCGCGTCAAAAATATCTTTTGCCAAAACGCCGCCAACGCCTTTGGTGTATTGTATAAGGTGGATAAAAGCCATTATATCTTTAGGATTAACGATAAGAGCCAACATCGCACAAAATGCTTTCACTTCCAAGCTTTCAAAAAAGCTCCCACTCCCCTTTCTCACACTTGCAATCCCCCGCTCCCTCAAAGCCACCTCTATACCATCAGCACTAGAATTATTACGGAAAATGACGGCAATTTCTTCTAAGCTTACCCCACTAGTATGTATCATTTTAGCGATATTTTGATATTGAGAAAATAACTCATCAAAAGTTAGCAAACTAGGTGCCTTAAGCTCATCTTGGCGTGTTACGATAAGTTCTTTTGGATAAAGTCTTTCGTTATTTAAAATCACCTTATTTGCAAGGGCTAGAATGCTTTTTGAAGAGCGGTAATTCTTATTGAGAGAAAAAATTTGTGCGTCTAAAAAACGCTCTTTAAAGCCGCCTATGATGTTAATGTCCGCTCCATTAAAAGCATAAATGCTTTGGTCATAATCTCCCACACAAAATAAACTTTTGCTTTCAAATGCCTCTATTATAGAACTTTGGAGGGTATTTGTATCTTGATATTCATCGACTAAAATTTCATCAAATTCATATTTTTGACTTTTTAAAAGCTCTTTTAAATTTAAAAGTAAATCATTAAAATCGACATAATTAAAACGCTTTTTTTCCTCTTCGTATTCTTTTAAAATATCTTCATAAATTTCTGCATAAATGCTTTGTTCATTGTAATTTTGACAAAACCAAGTATAAAATTCCTCATTGTGTGCTTTGTTTTGAAATAAAGAATAAATGTCATACAAATAAGCACTTGCGTAAGGCTTAATGTCGCTTAAATGCGAAAATCTCCTTTTTTCATACACGCTTTTAAGTAGAGTTTTAAGCTCACCGGCTTGTTTTAAGGCAATATCTTTGTTAGCGTCTTTAAGAATCTTATATGCGGTGGAGTGAAAGGTGCCAGCTAGAATTTTACCTGTGATTTTACTATCAAAATATCGCGAAAGGCGCGTTATCATTTCCTTACTCGCTTTATTGGTAAAAGTTAAAAGCATAATTTTTTCAGGACTAATACCTTGCTGCAAAAGAAAAGCTATCCTAGCGACTATGGTGGAAGTTTTACCCGTGCCAGCACTTGCGATGATAAGATTGTGTCCAAAATTTGCTTTGGCAGCTTTTAATTGTTCTTCGTTGAGTTTAGAAAGTGGCATTTTTATCCTTATTAAAAAGGCGTAATTGTAAAAAAAAATTGCTTAAAAAACGAAATTTTGACTTTCTTATAGTATAATGCAAACTTTATCTATTTAAATTTAAGGAAAGTTGTAATGAATGCTAAGGTTTTTTCTATTTTAATGGCTGTTTTGGTGGCTTTAGTTTTAGCACTTGGGGGAACTTATTATTATCTTTTTGAGCGTGATAAAAATAATGCAACAAATGCAACAAGTCCAATTCCTAAGCAACAGCAAACTCTACCACAAGAACCACAAAAAGAGCAAAATTTAACTCAAGAAGTGCAAGAAACAAACGCGACTTTAAATTCTATCGTGCCAATTTTACCCGAAACAAATGCAAGTAATCTGCAAAAACAAGAGCCTAAAAAAGAAGAACTTAAAATCAAGAAGCAAGAAGAAAATAAAACTTTAGAGAAAGATTTGCCAAAAATCGCTAAAAAAGAAGAGAAAAAGCCAAAACCTGTTTTAAAAGAAGAGAAAAAACAAGAGCAAAAAACTCCAAAACAAATTCGTTTAAGCACTATAAAAGAGTATCAACAAAAGGGTAAAGATAGTCGTTTTGAGCCAAAACTAAGCTCTTCTACTATGAAAGTTTATGTAATGCATGGAAAAGCTTTAACTCAGTATAGAATTGAGCTTTTAGAAGATATGCTTATCCCTGTTCAGGCGAGGGCGCAAGATTATAATTTAAGTGTTTTTATAGAAATGTTGCCAAAACACAAAATGAATGTAAGCATTTACAATAAAGATATTATTTTTTCCGACAAGAAAAAGGCTTATAAATACATCGACATTAAGCAATTAGCCCCTTATCTTAACAATCCTGCAGAATTAAATTCTAAGGTTAGAAGAGAAGAGATTATCGAAAGGCTTGAATTTAAAAGCGAGGAAGAAACTAAGGGAAGCGATTTTGCAAGACATATTAAAAGCTTAAAAAGGGGACTTGAAACCGCTCAATTTTTCTTCCCTTTCACGGAAATCATTGAGATTAAATCTCAAAAATAGGAATTTAACTTAATGTATGATAAAAGTTTAGAAAAAAAATATTACGAGCTTTGCGAAAAGCGTGGGTATTTTGAAGTCGATTCAAACAAAGCGATACAAAAAGAGGGTAAAAATTTCTGCATTATGATGCCACCGCCTAATGTTACAGGTGTTTTGCACATAGGACACGCTCTTACTTTTACTTTGCAAGATATTATTACCCGCTATAAGAGAATGGAGGGTTATAAAACCCTTTATC includes:
- the polA gene encoding DNA polymerase I translates to MKTLTIIDTFGFFFRLYYALKNFTSSKGEPSGMVSGFANFIYSLKNEYKSDYIIFALDSKGKTFRSEIDPNYKTNRTPPPPELLAQIPICIEMIEKMGFVSISRENYEADDIIASVVKSCKDKDIFVRIITQDKDLYQLIKDEKVSIYSPISKNDYDEAACLEKYGVKPSQIKDFLALCGDSADNIPGVKGIGAKGAKTLLDEFGSIEAIYENLSLVRNERSKKLLLEGKENAFLSKKLASLYEDLELKDLIEKSVYTQEEPLLKVIEYLERFELNSLLKKLKLNPQNQNKNLGFKATLIVDENILFEKLENLESESIIAFDTETTGLDVKEAKIVGFSFCLNENEAFYVPLTHNYLGVGVQISMQAAKKALEKIYSHFIVGHNLKYDFAIVENNFSLPPPKKYADTMILAWLYNPSLRVNMDDLALRLFSYETLHFESVVKKGENFAGVELEKACKYAAEDAYITLRFYLYFLKNLEPDLLKLAFKSEFDFIEVLRKMEQNGIKLDTQKLRELMQNFENEIKLLSEEIYTLCDDKFNLNSPKQVGDILFIKLGLPSSKKGKTGFSTDEKVLESLIDKHPAVSKILSYRELAKLYSTYCEPLLKLALKDSNSRIHSSFLQTGTATGRLSSKEPNLQNIPAHGQYAKKYKSCFVAEEGFSFISLDYSQIELRMLAHFSEDAKLLEAFKNDEDIHARTAIMIFGENNYETRSIAKSINFGLIYGMGYKTLSQNLKIEASLAKTYIEKYFNNFTSIKSFFEKVKNEARQNHFIKTLSGRKRYFDFENAKPMQIAMYERESINSILQGSAADIIKLAMLKLCKDLNEDKRLILQIHDELIFEVKDELCENFEKRARDIMENIVELKVNLKTSSSIAKNWGALKS
- the motA gene encoding flagellar motor stator protein MotA: MDLTTILGMVFAVTSISVGDILEGGNPLHVLHFSSFLIVMPTAAFCSMTGTHKKIVKAAYKELKVVFKGSGVNLPERIAQLIEYAIIARRDGLLALESRTNEIENEFLKNAMMMLVDGKSFEEIHESMEIQTEQLEEHYKECAEYWIVFGETCPTMGLVGAVFGLILALKLLDNPQAMAAGISGAFTATVTGIFGAYALFAPWGRKMKANGMDFVKEQVVITEAIKGIAEGANPRDLEAKLFNFLGHDDVRISQFDKG
- the motB gene encoding flagellar motor protein MotB, with product MAKKHKCPECPAGEKWAVPYADFLSLLLALFIALWAISETNPAKVEALKTEFVKIFDYTTTQAVKTESENTEKHAGASRTPSDEVEALKRLTLSQQETIRKLKAALDQSENQIALNLPSRVEFAKNSAQIVSADVQDYLKRMAQLSLSLPPQAKIEIRGFTDNSDTALRSFELGYERAKAVMNFFIEGGVSVEKLSIKSYGFNEPLLNHSPSDLANNRVEIYFKVDIDDNNAQKSVLELIQRAN
- the dnaJ gene encoding molecular chaperone DnaJ, producing the protein MEISYYEILEITQNADKESIKKAYRKLALKYHPDRNQGDKEAEDKFKLINEAYEVLSDDEKRAIYDRYGKEALKGRAGGGAGFGDFEDIRDIFTSFFGEGFGGGKSRRRNQNENKFSAELVIGLNLSFKEAIFGCSKELNFTYKSSCKTCSGSGAKDGKMQTCPKCHGRGQIVMKQSFLSFAQTCPDCNGSGSYASDKCPQCKGLGFEELKDKVELKVPEGVDSGMNLRVSEKGNVTKSGTRGDLFVKIHAEEDETFIRDDEDIYIEFPIFFTQAILGQSVKVPTIRGEATLNLPKGAKDGQRFVLENEGVKNVRSSRIGKQIVQIAIKFPSTLNDEQTKLLEQLSESFGIKDGMHHEQKGLFDKIATWFKG
- the rpoD gene encoding RNA polymerase sigma factor RpoD, translating into MNAKTQNLELEELFKENQEDYITYEKLVKYLNKPNATAIKKIRALMKKYKVELYSAAQIAQMQNIADAKRLKEEKQKLQDTGLENEFNLANENDLLEWSRSDSPVRMYLREMGQIALLNKDEEVEISKKIELGEDIIIDAFCSVPYLIDFILDYQEPLINRERRVKELFKSFDEEEKENDKLDELDEEENDEDGENEEEKKFKKPNKKEDERTLKVMEKFKALEKAKKEWLKVSKDSKAKESDDELLDKLSIAFKKNILKEKLMDLGPTSKLISEIVKSMETALKSDDEFDKELKRLEYRLPMFSDELKARHADILREITKLSKDEIAEKAMETTMVSTYMEIKKLFQTKEASKKSFDLEKGRLKEILEQIKRGKKISDEAKGRMAKSNLRLVVSIAKRYTNRGLPFLDLIQEGNIGLMKAVDKFEYKRGYKFSTYATWWIRQAISRAIADQARTIRIPIHMIETINQINKIIREHLQKNGKEPDVNVIAKEVGLSVDKVKQVIKITKEPISLEAPIGSEDDGKFGDFVEDRNSLSPMDNILKDDLKEQIDEVLDQLNDREKAVIRMRFGLLEDESDRTLEEIGKELNVTRERVRQIESSAIKKLKHPKVGRKLKNYIEGWK
- the tpx gene encoding thiol peroxidase, with the protein product MSVNFKGNPVDLKGNAVEVGTVAPKLNLKAKDLSAVEIAKEGKTQIILSVPSLDTPVCATEAREFNQKIANFKDAEVIVVSMDLPFAMGRFCSTENIENITVASDFVAKEFGEKYGVLIANGVLEGLLARAVFVIKDGKIAYKELVKEITEMPNFEAVESFIKSGGGCCGVCGCR
- a CDS encoding substrate-binding domain-containing protein; the protein is MKKLLVLSTLAASLLSAEILVYGSSAAAPAMRELAMEFEKKSGEKVIVTSGSARTWIHRAVQNADLVYAPNVRTMDRYIELMPNLSIKDISVINLRQTGLIVRPNNPLKITNFNDILDKKVKVMVMNGGHNSYEAMALKMGNKDNLTKLRKNIVVYARGPEEALDLWKQNKSIDVLIAASHWAKTLGNEALFVEAGEEFATYKATELAPTKKALKNKKVQEFIKFTQSEEGQNILQNAMWNLGGSYRQSGMGMNRGGMYHRNHPRYGETY
- a CDS encoding ATP-dependent helicase, whose amino-acid sequence is MPLSKLNEEQLKAAKANFGHNLIIASAGTGKTSTIVARIAFLLQQGISPEKIMLLTFTNKASKEMITRLSRYFDSKITGKILAGTFHSTAYKILKDANKDIALKQAGELKTLLKSVYEKRRFSHLSDIKPYASAYLYDIYSLFQNKAHNEEFYTWFCQNYNEQSIYAEIYEDILKEYEEEKKRFNYVDFNDLLLNLKELLKSQKYEFDEILVDEYQDTNTLQSSIIEAFESKSLFCVGDYDQSIYAFNGADINIIGGFKERFLDAQIFSLNKNYRSSKSILALANKVILNNERLYPKELIVTRQDELKAPSLLTFDELFSQYQNIAKMIHTSGVSLEEIAVIFRNNSSADGIEVALRERGIASVRKGSGSFFESLEVKAFCAMLALIVNPKDIMAFIHLIQYTKGVGGVLAKDIFDALLKLGDGNLVKGFLEPDKSVSLKNYQKRNYELGLFADLDDLASERRFNFESEFHAHPILQLSKINENCAKNLEKLYFFLKETKDKKHSLEVLNSIFSNEFFREICEELATKRATNKAGQVDLLRKGENLQKIETKFGVLKEFAKNYSDIYKYYNFLTLGSSEMSNGKGVNLLSVHASKGLEFDLVFVVDLAQNRFPNQKLMAMGGSLEEERRLFYVAVTRAKNILYLSYAKYDKDKKTHYKPSCFLVEAGLCKEDY